One window of the Herbiconiux sp. L3-i23 genome contains the following:
- a CDS encoding DUF4062 domain-containing protein: MDGRSVHQATAIRTPDRRLRVFVSSTLKELAAERRSARSALERLGAAPVMFELGARPHPPRDLYRAYLEQSDVFVGIYWQKYGWVAPGEEVSGLEDEYNLVPAEMPRLIYVKETTEREPRLVALLDRVRSDDRASFKYFSGDDELAQLLSADLAVLLAERFDESRLRQVSADDAPLVSAPELPAPLTETIGREREIAAVADLLTGPARLVTLTGPGGVGKTRVALEVARTLRSEFPGGVAFVPLGAVTDPGLVDSVVAGALGVRNTGDLPLRDKLVLALSGRRMLLVLDNLEQLLGAAASISELLQVLPGLRVLVTSRTLLRVAGERNVEIHPLALDRPDGAAMSPAVALFIDRARAVKPDFEPGVAEMGEIDAVVRALDGLPLAIELAAAQARLLTPRELRSRLASPLGVEGGGRRDLPERQRTLRGTVAWSVALLEPAERQALETLGVFAGPFSLAAAEAVVDAGLAVLAQLGALVDASLLRQVDDGDRTHFVLLSTVREFGLERLGEDGTVDAVRARHAAYYLAHAVAMETRLEGVTQRDAVDELAAEHGNLRAAVLFLLDTGDADRAATLAWALYSYWWLAGHLGEVRDWAERMLAAEAISPLTRAIALYFSCAISFWQRPADWIEAGLTESAELFHREGAPADEALALVSLALAKLAVTPPDPLAAEQILRTGISLFHSSGDEWGEAMALVTLGRVQIARGEIAEANRAFEEAEQCAEAGGDDLGIAIAVNHRSWVLLTTGRIDEARVAMEQALALSVRSHHMEGVAYGLEAFVGLAAATGDIDRAGRLLGAAQLLREQIGSFNPAEFMFHTVLIDRIRENGGGDALDAASSAGRRMTADDAVDLALGRGSPPPSEPAATEAQRA, translated from the coding sequence ATGGACGGGCGGTCCGTGCACCAGGCGACCGCCATCCGCACGCCCGATCGGCGGTTGCGGGTCTTCGTCAGTTCGACGCTCAAAGAGCTCGCCGCGGAACGCCGTTCGGCCCGGTCGGCGCTCGAACGCCTGGGCGCCGCCCCCGTGATGTTCGAGCTGGGCGCGCGCCCGCATCCGCCGCGGGACCTGTACCGGGCTTACCTCGAGCAGAGCGACGTCTTCGTCGGGATCTACTGGCAGAAGTACGGGTGGGTAGCGCCCGGCGAGGAAGTGTCGGGGCTCGAGGACGAGTACAACCTGGTGCCGGCGGAGATGCCGCGACTGATCTACGTCAAGGAGACGACCGAGCGCGAGCCGCGCCTCGTCGCCTTGCTCGATCGGGTGCGTTCCGACGATCGCGCGTCGTTCAAGTACTTCTCGGGCGACGACGAGTTGGCGCAGCTGCTCTCCGCCGACCTGGCGGTGCTTCTCGCGGAAAGGTTCGACGAGAGCCGCCTGCGCCAGGTGAGCGCCGACGACGCGCCTCTCGTCTCCGCTCCCGAGCTGCCGGCCCCGCTCACCGAGACGATCGGACGGGAGCGCGAGATCGCCGCCGTCGCCGACCTGCTGACGGGGCCCGCTCGCCTGGTGACGCTGACCGGGCCGGGCGGGGTCGGCAAGACCCGGGTCGCGCTCGAGGTCGCCCGGACGCTGCGCTCAGAGTTCCCCGGCGGCGTCGCGTTCGTGCCGCTCGGTGCGGTCACCGATCCGGGCCTCGTCGACAGTGTCGTGGCGGGCGCGCTCGGTGTCCGCAACACCGGCGATCTGCCGCTGCGCGACAAGCTGGTGCTCGCCCTGTCCGGTCGTCGGATGCTTCTGGTGCTCGACAACCTGGAGCAGCTCCTCGGCGCGGCCGCGTCGATCTCGGAACTGCTCCAGGTGCTGCCTGGCCTGCGCGTCCTCGTCACCAGTCGGACCCTGCTGCGCGTGGCGGGGGAGCGCAACGTCGAGATCCACCCCCTCGCGCTCGACCGCCCCGACGGTGCGGCGATGTCGCCCGCGGTCGCTCTGTTCATCGATCGGGCGCGCGCGGTGAAACCCGACTTCGAACCGGGAGTCGCGGAGATGGGCGAGATCGACGCCGTCGTCCGTGCGCTCGACGGTCTGCCTCTCGCCATCGAGTTGGCGGCCGCGCAGGCCCGCCTGCTGACCCCGAGGGAGCTGAGGTCGCGGCTGGCGTCGCCACTCGGCGTCGAGGGCGGCGGACGACGCGACCTGCCCGAGCGCCAGCGGACACTGCGCGGCACCGTCGCCTGGAGCGTCGCCCTGCTCGAACCCGCCGAGCGGCAGGCGCTCGAGACGCTGGGCGTGTTCGCCGGACCGTTCTCGCTGGCCGCCGCCGAAGCGGTCGTCGACGCTGGGCTCGCCGTCCTCGCCCAGCTGGGCGCCCTCGTCGACGCGAGCCTGCTGCGTCAGGTCGACGACGGCGACCGGACCCACTTCGTGCTGCTGTCCACGGTGCGCGAGTTCGGGCTCGAGCGCCTCGGCGAGGACGGGACGGTCGACGCCGTGCGGGCGCGGCACGCCGCGTACTACCTCGCCCACGCCGTCGCGATGGAGACGCGGCTCGAGGGGGTCACCCAGCGCGACGCCGTCGACGAGCTGGCCGCCGAGCACGGCAATCTCCGCGCCGCGGTGCTCTTCCTGCTCGACACCGGGGACGCCGACCGCGCCGCCACCCTGGCGTGGGCGCTGTACAGCTACTGGTGGCTCGCCGGGCACCTCGGCGAGGTGCGCGACTGGGCGGAGCGCATGCTCGCCGCCGAGGCGATCTCACCGTTGACGCGCGCGATCGCGCTTTACTTCAGTTGCGCGATCAGCTTCTGGCAGCGCCCGGCCGACTGGATCGAGGCGGGGCTCACCGAGTCGGCCGAGCTCTTCCACCGGGAGGGCGCGCCCGCCGATGAGGCGCTCGCCCTCGTGTCGCTGGCGCTCGCGAAGCTGGCGGTGACCCCGCCCGATCCGCTGGCGGCCGAGCAGATCCTGCGAACCGGGATCAGCCTGTTCCACAGCTCCGGCGACGAATGGGGCGAGGCGATGGCGCTCGTCACGCTCGGCAGGGTGCAGATCGCCCGCGGCGAGATCGCCGAGGCCAATCGAGCCTTCGAGGAGGCGGAGCAGTGCGCCGAGGCGGGCGGCGACGATCTCGGCATCGCGATCGCCGTCAACCACCGCTCCTGGGTGCTGCTCACGACGGGACGGATCGATGAGGCGCGCGTCGCCATGGAGCAGGCCCTCGCGCTCTCGGTGCGCTCCCACCACATGGAGGGCGTGGCCTATGGCCTCGAGGCGTTCGTCGGGCTCGCCGCCGCGACGGGCGACATCGACCGGGCAGGCCGTCTGCTCGGCGCCGCCCAGCTGCTGCGCGAGCAGATCGGCAGCTTCAACCCTGCCGAGTTCATGTTCCACACCGTGCTGATCGATCGGATCCGGGAGAACGGTGGCGGCGACGCCCTCGATGCCGCCTCAAGCGCGGGGCGGCGGATGACGGCGGACGACGCCGTCGACCTCGCCCTCGGACGCGGATCGCCCCCACCGTCCGAGCCGGCGGCGACGGAAGCGCAGCGGGCATGA
- a CDS encoding FAD-dependent oxidoreductase has protein sequence MTSDAMADTRTVIMFSSTDDAVRRAVTAALERRYGGEYTVTALPDLDAVTGAVDELADADDGSRIGLLIVAVEDADGAAESVLRHARDRFPGVRRAVLVPWGGWADPVWTERVLTLTAAGHADYYLVRPTSEPDEGFHRSVTELLQESARADGTVSRTTVIGDDHVPRTHELAALVAGVGARPKAVSPSSEEAAALLQAAGTAYAGAPLVGLVDGRLLDDPSDAELMDAFGLSTRLPEWDVADVAIVGAGPAGLAAAVYAASEGLRTVVIESGSLGGQAGTSSRIRNYLGFPHGVSGAELAQRAYQQAWMFGARFALARRASALTWESDFLVSDQTGDGVRARAVVIASGVTYRRLELGALAPFVGSSIFYGASASEAERQAGKCVHVIGGGNSAGQAALHLARYARQVTLIVRGERLADSMSAYLVDELAAAGVHVVTRARVVGGGAGSREGGLDHIVIGHRVTGERATVPSDAVFITIGAAPHTGWLPDEVRRDRWGSVMTGIDALRSAGDEWDLPRDPTPYESSVPGVFAVGDVRRGSVKRVASAVGEGSVVISSVHAYLAERRSPAPDLAPV, from the coding sequence ATGACATCGGACGCCATGGCCGACACCCGAACGGTCATCATGTTCAGCAGCACCGACGACGCCGTGCGCCGCGCGGTGACGGCAGCGCTCGAGCGCCGGTACGGCGGCGAGTACACCGTGACTGCGCTGCCCGATCTCGACGCGGTCACCGGGGCGGTGGACGAGCTCGCCGACGCCGACGACGGGTCTCGGATCGGGTTGCTGATCGTCGCCGTCGAGGATGCCGACGGCGCGGCGGAGTCCGTGCTGCGGCACGCCCGCGACCGGTTCCCCGGGGTGCGTCGCGCGGTGCTCGTCCCCTGGGGCGGGTGGGCTGATCCGGTGTGGACGGAGCGGGTGCTGACGCTCACCGCGGCGGGGCATGCCGACTACTACCTCGTGCGCCCCACCAGCGAACCGGACGAGGGGTTCCACCGATCCGTCACGGAACTGCTGCAGGAGAGCGCGCGAGCCGACGGGACCGTCTCGAGGACGACCGTCATCGGCGATGACCATGTGCCGCGGACCCACGAGCTGGCCGCACTCGTCGCCGGTGTCGGCGCCCGCCCCAAGGCGGTCTCCCCGTCGTCAGAGGAAGCGGCCGCGCTGCTGCAGGCGGCCGGCACCGCCTACGCGGGCGCCCCGCTCGTCGGGCTGGTGGACGGCCGGCTGCTCGACGACCCGAGCGACGCGGAGCTGATGGACGCGTTCGGCCTCTCGACCCGGCTGCCGGAATGGGACGTCGCCGACGTCGCGATCGTCGGGGCGGGGCCGGCCGGGCTCGCCGCCGCGGTGTACGCCGCCTCCGAGGGGCTTCGCACCGTCGTGATCGAGAGCGGTAGCCTCGGCGGGCAGGCCGGTACGAGTTCCCGCATCCGCAACTACCTCGGCTTCCCCCACGGCGTCTCCGGCGCGGAACTGGCCCAGCGCGCCTACCAGCAGGCGTGGATGTTCGGCGCCCGCTTCGCCCTGGCGCGGCGCGCGTCGGCGCTGACGTGGGAGTCGGACTTCCTCGTCTCAGACCAGACCGGCGACGGGGTGCGCGCCCGCGCCGTCGTGATCGCGTCAGGGGTGACGTACCGGCGGCTCGAGCTCGGCGCCTTGGCTCCGTTCGTCGGCAGCTCGATCTTCTACGGCGCCTCCGCATCGGAGGCGGAACGGCAGGCGGGGAAGTGCGTCCACGTGATCGGCGGCGGCAACTCCGCGGGACAGGCCGCCCTGCACCTGGCGCGGTACGCCCGCCAGGTCACCCTCATCGTCCGCGGCGAGCGTCTCGCCGACAGCATGTCCGCGTATCTCGTCGACGAACTCGCGGCGGCCGGCGTGCATGTCGTCACCCGGGCGCGCGTCGTCGGAGGCGGCGCCGGATCGCGGGAAGGCGGACTCGATCACATCGTCATCGGCCACCGGGTCACCGGTGAGCGGGCCACCGTGCCGAGCGACGCGGTGTTCATCACGATCGGGGCGGCACCGCACACCGGCTGGCTGCCCGACGAGGTGCGCCGTGACCGGTGGGGCTCGGTGATGACGGGCATCGACGCGCTCCGCTCCGCGGGCGACGAGTGGGATCTCCCCCGCGATCCGACGCCGTACGAGTCGAGCGTGCCCGGGGTCTTCGCCGTCGGCGACGTGCGCCGCGGTTCCGTGAAGCGGGTCGCCTCCGCGGTCGGCGAGGGCTCGGTCGTGATCTCGTCGGTGCACGCCTACCTCGCGGAACGCCGCTCCCCGGCCCCCGACCTCGCCCCGGTGTGA